The following are encoded together in the Geobacter sulfurreducens PCA genome:
- a CDS encoding 16S rRNA (uracil(1498)-N(3))-methyltransferase — translation MRRFIVTGLDLSGKNVVVRGDLFRHMARSLRLKIDTEVILADGKEAECTGVITAMGRDSLTVTISERRQIRGDGDGLWLTLCQGLPKGDKMELILQKSTELGVSEVVPFLAERSVPRISPEREQERLRRWQRVAEEAARQAGCPAVPRVQLARGLTEAVRGTDHDLKLLLWEDERTTTLAGVLAAAQTPKRIAVVVGPEGGFTAAEAAEAREAGFVPVTLGRRILRTETAGIALVAILQYLYGDLGSGPHPRPAPAQPIP, via the coding sequence ATGCGCCGGTTTATCGTCACGGGCCTTGATCTGTCGGGTAAAAACGTGGTTGTGCGGGGGGACCTTTTTCGTCACATGGCCCGGTCGCTTCGTCTAAAAATTGACACCGAGGTCATTCTCGCGGATGGGAAAGAGGCCGAGTGCACGGGAGTCATCACGGCCATGGGACGAGACAGCCTGACGGTGACCATCAGCGAGCGGCGGCAGATCAGGGGGGATGGAGACGGCCTCTGGCTCACCCTCTGCCAGGGTCTGCCCAAAGGCGACAAAATGGAACTCATCTTGCAGAAATCCACTGAACTCGGCGTATCCGAAGTGGTTCCCTTCCTGGCCGAGCGCTCGGTCCCCCGCATTTCGCCGGAGCGGGAGCAGGAGCGGTTACGGCGCTGGCAACGGGTGGCCGAAGAGGCAGCCCGCCAGGCTGGATGTCCAGCAGTACCCCGGGTACAACTGGCGCGGGGGCTGACCGAGGCGGTTCGGGGAACGGACCACGACCTGAAGCTTCTGCTCTGGGAGGACGAACGGACCACGACCCTCGCCGGAGTCCTGGCCGCAGCGCAGACACCGAAACGCATCGCCGTGGTGGTGGGCCCCGAGGGGGGATTCACGGCGGCCGAGGCAGCCGAGGCCCGGGAGGCGGGATTCGTTCCCGTCACCCTCGGCCGTCGGATTCTCAGAACCGAAACCGCCGGCATCGCCCTGGTGGCGATACTGCAATACCTGTACGGAGACCTGGGCAGCGGGCCGCATCCCCGCCCCGCCCCGGCGCAACCGATACCATAG
- the prmA gene encoding 50S ribosomal protein L11 methyltransferase yields the protein MDKQWAEVCCQVPAGLVDLLADFLVELSGNGVSIDNRALDTFTLDGIEELDTATVRAYFDPATDMAGQIAQIERFLGDNAAAFGGAPIPAPTVTLIRDEDWATGWRQHFVPTRIGRHLVIKPTWEPFAPEPGDQVIELDPGMAFGTGTHPTTRLCLEALETLGRPDRVLDVGTGSGILAIAAVRLGARQVIGTDIDPDAVIVAGENCALNGVEVELVTTPLALIPGRFDVVLANILAEDLVRMAGDLAAKVAAGGHLILSGILTEREAFVVEGFGRSGLALVAVSREGEWSCLVYRNEG from the coding sequence ATGGATAAACAATGGGCCGAAGTTTGCTGCCAGGTCCCGGCCGGACTGGTCGACCTGCTGGCCGATTTTCTCGTGGAGCTCTCCGGCAATGGCGTCAGCATCGACAACCGGGCGCTTGACACCTTCACCCTGGACGGCATCGAGGAACTGGACACCGCAACCGTGCGGGCCTACTTCGATCCGGCAACGGACATGGCAGGGCAGATCGCCCAGATCGAGCGGTTCCTTGGTGACAACGCAGCCGCCTTCGGCGGCGCCCCCATCCCCGCCCCCACCGTCACCCTCATCCGCGACGAAGACTGGGCCACCGGCTGGCGCCAGCACTTCGTCCCCACCCGCATCGGCCGTCATCTGGTCATCAAGCCTACGTGGGAACCGTTCGCCCCAGAACCGGGAGACCAAGTCATCGAGCTGGACCCCGGCATGGCCTTCGGCACCGGCACGCACCCCACCACGCGACTCTGCCTGGAGGCCCTGGAAACGCTCGGGCGCCCCGACAGGGTACTCGACGTGGGAACCGGGTCGGGCATCCTGGCCATCGCGGCCGTCCGGCTGGGGGCCCGGCAGGTGATCGGCACCGATATCGACCCGGACGCCGTGATCGTGGCCGGGGAGAACTGCGCGCTCAACGGCGTTGAGGTTGAACTGGTCACCACCCCCCTGGCCCTGATTCCGGGACGCTTCGATGTGGTGCTGGCCAACATTCTGGCCGAAGACCTGGTCCGCATGGCCGGGGACTTGGCCGCAAAGGTCGCGGCTGGCGGGCACCTGATCCTCTCGGGCATCCTCACGGAGCGGGAAGCCTTCGTCGTCGAGGGATTCGGCCGGAGCGGTCTCGCGCTGGTGGCAGTCTCCCGGGAAGGGGAATGGAGTTGTCTCGTATACCGGAACGAGGGGTGA
- a CDS encoding UbiX family flavin prenyltransferase: MSGRHVVLAITGASGAVYGLRLGCELLAAGCRLTLLISRPGFTVIREECGLDWGDWPHETLGALEEYFRPAPGMLAYYTEDDLMAPVASGSRAPDAMVVCPCSMGSLARIAAGLSSTLTERCADVTLKEGRPLVLVPRETPLSAIHLENMLKLARLGVRIVPAMPGFYHEPRTVDDLVGFVVGKVLDALQIPHELFTRWGDVSRVEE; encoded by the coding sequence ATGAGCGGGCGGCACGTGGTCTTGGCCATCACCGGCGCATCCGGGGCAGTGTACGGGCTTCGCCTGGGTTGTGAGCTTCTGGCGGCGGGCTGTCGGCTCACTCTTCTGATCAGCCGGCCGGGTTTTACCGTCATTCGGGAAGAGTGCGGCCTCGATTGGGGGGATTGGCCCCATGAGACCCTGGGCGCCCTGGAGGAGTACTTTCGGCCTGCGCCGGGGATGCTCGCCTACTATACGGAGGACGATCTCATGGCTCCGGTGGCGAGTGGTTCCCGTGCGCCTGACGCCATGGTCGTCTGTCCCTGCTCCATGGGGAGCCTGGCCCGGATCGCGGCGGGCCTTTCAAGCACCCTGACCGAGCGGTGTGCCGACGTGACCCTCAAGGAGGGGAGACCCCTGGTGCTGGTGCCGCGGGAGACCCCCTTGTCGGCCATCCACCTGGAAAATATGCTGAAGCTGGCGCGGCTCGGGGTTCGGATCGTGCCGGCCATGCCCGGTTTCTACCACGAACCGCGCACCGTGGACGACCTGGTCGGTTTTGTGGTGGGCAAGGTGCTGGACGCACTTCAGATTCCCCATGAGTTGTTCACCCGCTGGGGTGACGTATCCCGGGTGGAGGAGTGA
- the mqnC gene encoding cyclic dehypoxanthinyl futalosine synthase — MEKATAGKLLTRAEALSLLTEGDLLALGRLADAVRRRMHPENLVTFVVDRNVNYTNVCESKCKFCAFYRDEAAPDAYLLAEEAIFAKIAELVEHGGTQLLMQGGLHPQLGIDWFEDLFRGIKARFPQVQNHSLSPAEITQIATVSKLTIPETVRRLREAGLDSIPGGGAEILVDSVRQEISPRKIGWEGWAAVMSEAARQGMATTATMMFGSRETPEDIVEHLFRVRELQAAGGSFTAFIPWTYQPGNTELGGTGATGVEYLKVLALSRIVLDNIPSIQASWVTQGAAMAQVSLFFGANDLGGTMLEENVVAAAGCTFRMSREEMVELIREAGFRAAQRTTLYSIIREY; from the coding sequence ATGGAAAAAGCAACCGCCGGGAAACTCCTCACGCGGGCCGAAGCGCTCAGCCTCCTGACGGAGGGGGACCTCCTCGCCCTGGGCCGGCTCGCCGATGCTGTCCGCCGGAGGATGCACCCGGAAAACCTGGTTACCTTCGTGGTGGACCGCAACGTCAACTACACCAACGTCTGCGAGTCCAAGTGCAAATTTTGTGCGTTCTACCGCGACGAGGCAGCTCCCGACGCCTATCTGCTGGCCGAGGAGGCCATCTTCGCCAAGATCGCCGAGCTGGTGGAACACGGCGGGACCCAGCTCCTCATGCAGGGGGGGCTCCATCCCCAGTTGGGGATCGACTGGTTCGAGGACCTTTTTCGGGGGATCAAGGCCCGCTTTCCGCAGGTACAGAACCATTCACTCTCGCCGGCGGAGATCACTCAGATCGCCACGGTCTCGAAACTCACCATCCCGGAGACGGTGCGCCGGCTCCGGGAGGCGGGGCTCGACTCCATTCCCGGCGGCGGCGCCGAGATCCTGGTGGACAGCGTGCGGCAGGAAATCTCGCCCCGCAAGATCGGCTGGGAGGGCTGGGCCGCGGTGATGAGTGAGGCAGCCCGCCAGGGAATGGCCACCACGGCTACTATGATGTTCGGCAGCCGCGAGACCCCCGAGGATATCGTGGAGCACCTCTTCCGCGTCCGGGAGCTCCAGGCCGCCGGAGGGTCCTTCACCGCCTTCATCCCCTGGACCTACCAGCCGGGCAACACCGAGCTCGGCGGCACGGGGGCCACCGGCGTGGAGTACCTGAAGGTCCTGGCCCTGTCGCGGATCGTCCTCGACAACATTCCCAGCATCCAGGCCAGCTGGGTGACCCAGGGTGCAGCTATGGCCCAGGTGTCGCTCTTCTTCGGCGCCAATGACCTGGGCGGGACCATGCTGGAGGAGAACGTGGTGGCCGCGGCCGGCTGCACCTTCCGCATGAGCCGCGAGGAGATGGTGGAGCTCATCCGTGAGGCCGGGTTCCGGGCTGCCCAGAGGACGACGCTCTATTCGATAATCCGCGAGTATTGA
- a CDS encoding UbiD family decarboxylase, with product MANGDLHDFLAELERLGDLHRVAAEVDPVLEVAAITDRVSKLPGGGKGLLFERVKGSRFPLVTNVFGSAGRVAAALGAATLDDLTARMESLLAAVPPAKTASPLEAMASLAEMRRFAPMIVEKAPCQEVVEAPDLLRYPFPHSWPGDGGRFITLPLVVTRDPETNTPNCGMYRVRVVDGASAGIRWYAGKGGELHCRRHRERGERMPVAVAIGGDPAAILAAILPLPEGFDEMLFAGFLRGRPLELARCRTSDLLVPAGAELVLEGYVEPGETVMDGAFGNHTGFYAPAASVPLMRLTCITRRADCLCPATVVGRPPMEDCYLAKAAERLLLPVLRMRWPEIVDINYPLEWIFNGGAVLSLRECSSSRVRRIVTELWSSGLAGPGRLLVAVDEGTRVDDPADVAWRAMNAVDWRTDLIIAERDAAAAWPGLGSRLAIDATRSAARRYGAEELVPDRETARRVDSRWREYGF from the coding sequence ATGGCTAACGGTGATCTTCACGATTTTCTTGCCGAGTTGGAACGGCTCGGTGACCTTCATCGGGTGGCGGCTGAAGTCGACCCGGTGCTTGAGGTGGCCGCCATCACCGACCGGGTGAGCAAGCTGCCGGGCGGGGGGAAGGGGCTTCTTTTCGAGCGCGTGAAGGGCTCCCGCTTCCCACTGGTCACCAACGTCTTCGGCTCGGCCGGACGGGTGGCAGCCGCCCTTGGCGCGGCAACCCTCGACGACTTGACGGCGCGGATGGAGTCGCTCCTCGCCGCCGTGCCCCCCGCGAAAACGGCATCCCCCCTGGAGGCGATGGCCTCCCTGGCCGAGATGCGGCGCTTTGCCCCCATGATCGTGGAGAAGGCGCCCTGCCAGGAGGTGGTGGAGGCGCCGGACCTCCTGCGCTACCCGTTTCCGCACTCCTGGCCCGGCGACGGTGGCCGCTTCATCACTCTTCCCCTTGTTGTTACCCGTGACCCGGAGACGAACACTCCCAACTGCGGCATGTACCGCGTGCGGGTGGTGGATGGAGCCAGCGCCGGCATCCGGTGGTATGCGGGGAAGGGGGGCGAGCTCCACTGTCGGCGCCATCGGGAGCGCGGGGAGCGGATGCCCGTGGCCGTGGCCATCGGCGGCGATCCGGCGGCAATCCTGGCGGCGATCCTTCCCCTTCCCGAGGGGTTCGACGAAATGCTCTTTGCTGGTTTTCTCCGGGGGCGCCCCCTGGAGCTGGCGCGCTGCCGGACCAGCGACCTGCTGGTCCCGGCCGGGGCGGAACTGGTTCTGGAAGGCTATGTGGAGCCCGGCGAGACGGTCATGGACGGCGCCTTCGGCAACCATACGGGCTTTTACGCCCCGGCGGCATCGGTGCCCCTCATGCGGCTCACCTGCATAACGCGCCGCGCCGATTGCCTCTGCCCGGCCACGGTGGTGGGCCGGCCCCCCATGGAGGACTGCTATCTGGCCAAGGCGGCGGAGCGGCTCCTGCTGCCGGTGCTCAGGATGCGCTGGCCCGAGATCGTCGACATCAACTATCCGCTGGAATGGATATTCAACGGAGGCGCTGTTCTTTCGCTGCGGGAATGCTCTTCCTCCCGGGTCCGCCGGATCGTCACGGAACTTTGGAGTTCGGGGCTTGCCGGGCCCGGCAGGCTTCTGGTGGCGGTGGACGAGGGGACGCGGGTCGATGATCCCGCCGACGTGGCTTGGCGGGCCATGAACGCGGTGGACTGGCGGACCGATCTGATCATTGCCGAGCGTGACGCCGCAGCCGCCTGGCCCGGCCTCGGTTCGCGGCTGGCCATCGACGCCACCCGATCCGCTGCCCGCCGCTACGGAGCAGAAGAACTCGTGCCGGACCGGGAGACGGCCCGGCGTGTGGACTCGCGTTGGAGGGAATACGGATTCTGA
- a CDS encoding ribonuclease D, producing the protein MPLQPASPEIITTVDGVRRLADRLGSEPIVACDLEADSMHHYQEKVCLIQFAVPGYAAIVDPLAAPDISPLAPLFANAAIRKVFHGADYDIRSLHRDFGIEVNNLFDTMIACQLLGEREFGLAAQLRKRFGVELDKQYQRADWSRRPLTVGMIEYAVKDTTLLIELYRQLVAELEEKGRRGWVEEECELLSRVRVAERGDEPFFLRFKGASRMDGRTLAVLEELLLFRDGRARQFDVPPFKVLGTDTVRELAERRPRLPEELQGITGLTDKVAARYGEGILRAVERGCAVPAQQLPAYPREERRKMERGEEDRLKRLKEWRTEEAGRLGIEPGYIANNALLELVAVKAPRTMGDLEALPPMRCWQRSEFGEQILSIVSPRR; encoded by the coding sequence TTGCCTCTGCAACCCGCTTCACCTGAGATCATCACCACCGTCGATGGAGTGCGCCGTCTTGCCGACCGCCTCGGGAGCGAGCCCATCGTGGCGTGCGACCTGGAAGCAGATTCCATGCACCACTATCAGGAGAAGGTCTGCCTGATCCAGTTCGCGGTACCCGGCTACGCCGCCATCGTCGACCCCCTGGCAGCCCCGGACATCTCACCGCTGGCGCCGCTGTTTGCGAACGCCGCCATCCGCAAGGTCTTTCACGGGGCCGACTACGACATCCGCTCCCTCCACCGGGATTTCGGCATAGAGGTGAACAATCTCTTCGACACCATGATTGCCTGTCAGCTGTTGGGCGAGCGGGAGTTCGGCCTGGCCGCCCAGCTGCGCAAGCGGTTCGGCGTGGAGTTGGACAAGCAGTACCAGCGGGCCGATTGGAGCAGGCGCCCTCTCACGGTGGGGATGATTGAGTATGCGGTGAAGGACACGACGCTCCTGATCGAGCTGTACCGGCAGCTGGTGGCCGAACTGGAGGAAAAGGGGCGACGCGGCTGGGTTGAGGAAGAGTGTGAGCTGCTGTCGCGGGTGCGGGTGGCGGAGCGGGGCGATGAGCCGTTCTTTCTCCGGTTCAAGGGGGCATCCCGGATGGACGGCCGGACCCTGGCGGTCCTGGAAGAACTTCTGCTGTTCCGCGACGGACGGGCCCGCCAGTTTGATGTACCGCCGTTCAAGGTGCTGGGTACCGATACCGTGCGTGAACTGGCTGAGCGGCGTCCTCGCCTCCCGGAGGAGCTGCAGGGAATCACCGGCCTGACGGACAAGGTCGCGGCCCGCTACGGCGAAGGGATTCTGCGTGCCGTCGAACGGGGGTGCGCGGTACCGGCGCAGCAGTTGCCGGCGTATCCCCGGGAGGAGCGTCGCAAAATGGAGCGGGGGGAAGAAGATCGGCTGAAGCGGCTCAAGGAATGGCGGACCGAAGAGGCGGGACGGCTCGGCATCGAGCCGGGCTACATCGCCAACAACGCTCTGCTGGAACTGGTGGCCGTCAAGGCCCCGCGCACCATGGGGGACCTGGAGGCTCTGCCCCCCATGCGCTGCTGGCAGCGCAGCGAGTTCGGCGAACAGATCCTGTCCATCGTGAGCCCGAGGCGCTGA
- a CDS encoding type IV pilus twitching motility protein PilT, with protein MARIDALFKLLKEQGASDLHLSSGAPPIFRLHGEMARQNFKVLSHEELTAILYEILTDKQKADFEERRDLDFAYAIPGLARFRGNYMMTHRGIAAVFRIIPSKILSADDLSLPDGVRRMTQFKKGLVLVTGPTGSGKSTTLAAMIDLINATRKEHILTLEDPLEFIHENKMSLLNQRQIGEHSLSFSAALRAALREDPDVILVGEMRDLETIGLAMSAAETGHLVFGTLHTNSAAKTIDRIIDVFPTDQQEQTRAMLSESLKGVVCQQLLKTADGKGRVAALEIMLGTPAIANLIREGKTFQIPSIIQTAKRDGMQLMDQHLLDLFKTKRITAEEAYRCAQDKKQFEQYLTEKPGQ; from the coding sequence ATGGCACGTATCGACGCACTGTTCAAGCTGCTGAAGGAGCAAGGGGCCTCCGACCTCCACCTGTCGTCCGGGGCTCCGCCCATTTTCAGGCTTCACGGAGAGATGGCGCGGCAGAACTTCAAGGTTCTTTCCCACGAGGAACTGACGGCCATCCTCTACGAAATCCTGACCGACAAGCAGAAGGCCGATTTCGAGGAGCGGCGGGACCTGGACTTCGCCTATGCCATTCCCGGCCTGGCCCGGTTCCGGGGGAACTACATGATGACCCACCGGGGCATCGCCGCGGTCTTCCGGATCATCCCCAGCAAGATCCTCTCGGCAGACGACCTGAGCCTTCCCGACGGGGTTCGCCGCATGACCCAGTTCAAGAAGGGGCTCGTGCTGGTCACCGGGCCCACGGGGTCGGGCAAGTCCACCACCCTTGCCGCCATGATCGACCTCATCAACGCCACCCGCAAGGAGCACATCCTCACTCTGGAAGATCCTCTCGAATTCATCCACGAGAACAAGATGTCGCTCCTGAACCAGCGGCAGATCGGCGAGCACTCCCTGAGTTTTTCCGCCGCCCTTCGCGCCGCCCTGCGGGAGGACCCCGACGTGATCCTCGTGGGCGAGATGCGGGACCTGGAGACCATAGGCCTCGCCATGAGCGCAGCCGAGACCGGCCACCTGGTCTTCGGCACCCTCCATACCAACTCGGCGGCCAAGACCATCGACCGGATCATCGACGTTTTTCCCACCGATCAGCAGGAGCAGACCCGGGCCATGCTCTCCGAATCTCTCAAAGGGGTCGTCTGCCAGCAGCTTCTCAAAACCGCCGACGGCAAGGGGCGGGTTGCGGCACTGGAGATCATGCTCGGCACACCGGCCATCGCCAACCTGATCAGGGAGGGGAAAACCTTCCAGATCCCCTCCATCATCCAGACTGCCAAGCGTGACGGCATGCAGCTCATGGACCAGCACCTGCTGGACCTCTTCAAGACCAAGCGGATCACCGCCGAAGAGGCCTACCGCTGCGCCCAGGACAAGAAGCAGTTCGAGCAGTACCTGACGGAAAAGCCGGGCCAGTAG
- a CDS encoding lipoprotein, which yields MMFRLGWGILVCLFLALAAGCYHLRLEPAALPVQRAVTARSAADVFDRVRDVLVQDGYAVERDERRDNGEGGVITCGYRHFSTRAGGISQPVGGRLYYHRLMITVNGGEEGAEILMESTGLEIRSSYVYEEGGAVRSFAKRYPYEQYPGMFDLKAVDRELARVRGMLEAALRQGER from the coding sequence ATGATGTTCCGGCTTGGCTGGGGAATACTCGTATGCCTCTTTCTGGCTCTGGCAGCGGGATGCTATCACTTGCGGCTCGAGCCGGCTGCGTTGCCGGTTCAGCGGGCCGTTACGGCCCGTTCGGCTGCCGATGTCTTTGATCGGGTGCGGGATGTTCTCGTCCAGGACGGATACGCCGTGGAGCGGGACGAGAGGCGGGACAACGGCGAGGGGGGCGTCATCACCTGCGGATACCGCCACTTCTCGACCCGGGCCGGGGGAATTTCCCAGCCGGTCGGGGGGCGCCTCTACTATCACCGGTTGATGATCACCGTGAACGGCGGCGAAGAGGGGGCCGAGATCCTCATGGAATCCACCGGCCTGGAAATCCGTTCCAGCTACGTCTATGAGGAGGGGGGCGCAGTTCGTTCGTTTGCCAAGCGCTACCCCTACGAGCAGTATCCCGGCATGTTCGACCTGAAGGCGGTGGATCGAGAACTGGCGCGGGTGAGAGGGATGCTGGAGGCCGCTCTGCGGCAGGGGGAACGATGA
- the mqnE gene encoding aminofutalosine synthase MqnE, producing MSISLATISGRVHAGERISDEEALFLFESRDPLAVGELAAAVNRRRNGDRVFFNVNRHINHTNICVNRCSFCAFYRAADEPGAYLYDLEEIRNRAAEAHAQGATEIHIVGGLHPDLPFDFYLAMLRTVKEVSPDLHVKAFTAVEIEYLSRLAGLSTAETLTVLKEAGLGSLPGGGAEIFAPAVRNRLCPEKISGDKWLAIMEEVHRAGLKSNATMLYGHIESYADRVDHMRRLRELQDRTGGFQVFIPLAFQKDNNPLGHLKRPGPGGVDALLTLAVARIYLDNFANIKAYWVMLGVKIAQTSLAFGVNDLDGTVVEEKIGHDAGAASPQTMGRDEIVSLIRTAGRVPVERDTLYNELRVY from the coding sequence ATGAGTATTTCATTGGCGACAATTAGCGGCCGGGTCCATGCCGGCGAACGGATCAGCGACGAGGAGGCCCTGTTCCTCTTCGAGAGCCGCGACCCCCTGGCCGTGGGAGAACTGGCCGCAGCCGTCAACCGCCGCCGCAACGGCGACCGGGTCTTCTTCAACGTGAACCGGCACATCAACCACACGAACATCTGCGTCAACCGCTGCTCCTTCTGTGCCTTCTACCGCGCCGCCGACGAGCCGGGGGCATACCTCTACGACCTGGAGGAGATCCGCAACCGCGCGGCCGAGGCCCACGCCCAGGGTGCCACCGAGATTCACATCGTGGGCGGCCTCCACCCCGATCTTCCCTTCGACTTCTATCTCGCCATGCTCCGGACCGTGAAGGAGGTCTCCCCGGACCTCCACGTGAAGGCCTTTACCGCGGTTGAGATCGAGTACCTGTCGCGGCTCGCCGGCCTTTCGACGGCCGAAACCCTGACAGTGCTGAAGGAGGCGGGACTCGGCTCGCTCCCCGGCGGCGGGGCGGAAATCTTTGCTCCGGCCGTGCGCAACCGGCTCTGTCCCGAGAAGATCTCCGGCGACAAGTGGCTGGCCATCATGGAGGAGGTCCACCGGGCCGGGCTCAAATCCAATGCCACCATGCTCTACGGCCACATCGAGAGCTACGCGGACCGCGTGGACCACATGCGCCGCCTGCGTGAGCTTCAGGACCGCACCGGCGGCTTCCAGGTCTTCATCCCCCTGGCCTTCCAGAAGGATAACAACCCCCTGGGGCACCTGAAACGCCCCGGGCCCGGTGGGGTCGACGCCCTGCTCACCCTGGCCGTGGCCCGCATCTACCTGGACAATTTCGCCAATATCAAAGCCTACTGGGTCATGCTCGGGGTAAAGATCGCCCAGACTTCCCTGGCCTTCGGGGTAAACGATCTGGACGGCACGGTGGTGGAGGAGAAGATCGGCCATGATGCCGGCGCCGCTTCCCCCCAGACCATGGGGCGCGACGAAATCGTCTCCCTGATCCGCACGGCCGGCCGGGTGCCGGTAGAGCGGGATACGCTGTACAACGAACTGCGGGTGTACTGA
- a CDS encoding 4-hydroxybenzoate octaprenyltransferase has product MVSEEGLEKGMFAKIRVFLEMIKFSHTVFALPFAFTGAVLAADGMPSAHQVFWILMAMVGARTAAMGMNRLIDAEIDARNPRTASRAIPAGLIGTGTVALFIVLSILLMLYAAWQLNPLCLYLSPVALFFLGLYSYCKRFTSLAHVVLGICLAAAPLGAWIAIRGTVEVPAILLGLAVLFWVAGFDILYALQDLDFDRASGLHSIPVRLGVNGSLWAARVFHLVMLGLLAGLYLSAGLGPWFLAGLAATIAMLGYEHWLLRHGDLTKLDAAFFTMNGYISITLFVATLADVLAGRGGV; this is encoded by the coding sequence ATGGTGAGCGAGGAAGGGCTGGAGAAGGGTATGTTTGCCAAGATCAGAGTATTTCTGGAGATGATCAAGTTTTCCCACACGGTGTTCGCCCTGCCGTTCGCCTTTACCGGCGCGGTGCTTGCGGCCGACGGCATGCCGTCGGCGCACCAGGTGTTCTGGATTCTGATGGCTATGGTGGGGGCGCGGACCGCCGCCATGGGCATGAACCGCCTGATCGACGCCGAAATCGACGCCCGGAACCCCCGTACCGCAAGCCGCGCCATCCCGGCAGGGCTCATCGGCACGGGGACGGTGGCCCTTTTCATCGTACTCTCCATTCTGCTCATGCTCTACGCCGCCTGGCAGCTCAATCCGCTCTGCCTCTATCTTTCGCCCGTGGCCCTTTTCTTCCTGGGGCTCTATTCCTACTGCAAGCGGTTCACCTCCCTGGCTCACGTGGTCCTCGGCATCTGCCTGGCAGCCGCGCCGCTGGGTGCCTGGATCGCCATCAGGGGCACGGTGGAGGTGCCGGCGATCCTGCTGGGACTCGCGGTCCTCTTCTGGGTGGCCGGGTTCGATATCCTCTATGCCCTCCAGGATCTGGACTTCGACCGCGCCAGCGGGCTCCATTCCATCCCGGTGCGGCTCGGGGTAAACGGCTCACTCTGGGCAGCCCGGGTCTTTCATCTGGTGATGCTGGGGCTCCTGGCCGGGCTCTACCTAAGCGCGGGGCTCGGCCCCTGGTTCCTGGCCGGCCTGGCCGCCACCATCGCCATGCTCGGCTATGAGCACTGGCTCCTGCGCCACGGCGACCTGACCAAGCTCGACGCAGCCTTTTTCACCATGAACGGCTACATCAGCATCACGCTGTTCGTGGCAACCCTGGCCGATGTGCTGGCGGGACGGGGGGGCGTATGA